In the genome of Pediococcus claussenii ATCC BAA-344, one region contains:
- a CDS encoding helicase C-terminal domain-containing protein: protein MLNKRYAVVDLETTGNDMNGENRIIQIGCTFIENGRIVDEYSSDVNPERSVPAMITRLTGITQERVDTAPKFSDIAGKVFAMLQGTNFVAHNVNFDFPFLNDEFMRSGYPSLDTPAIDTVTLSQVIFAKAPGYRLRDLTHYLGIEHLNPHSANSDSRATAYVLIHLLKKIQGLPLVTLKELAKLGEALPRDTFEVVKDALNINKERKKDLPSNLVVVNGIALRRPDGYQTAPLDKIAEFPMTKKEKQHLFGDYLAIRKTQSSLMNYVFRNLRKENIKNLVIEAPTGMGKTLGYLLPLAYLSVIENRQMVVSVPTTILQEQVLQEGNRVLNRILPTPINLEIVKSNHNYLDLNLLEKQLKNGQLSKESKLLAMKVMVWLLETNTGDLDEINQHVGFSNFIEEVRYRGGAIQGETNPFFEFDFYRRNLARRQTANVLITNHNFLIKNIDEFVKKNNYNSPFLVVDEAQHFVSDLKQFNEIIIDLTTLLNKVTKINENIKDWLFKTQRNGQATRLSQNDLQSTQNVLLRLTNDIEDFQAILFAKFVKKFTHTQLTGQPFELAIDTSFLLRKNAEWKRIYDDLANGMVAIQKLIQQSNEDYLLSEDRDLLLNIQTDAEIFEIAYEMMKKIIQKKPKGEVFSVLVGANHDQRSIRVAREIAEATAFYNSKVEKTFAKTLLIGGTLFAGHNRKYFLQNFDFNSDSTKIRTFNSEIDYKNRLKFEVLDSDFSISQEKSYQNYEQFLAESIYKLTKGIDKQTLVLFNSLETLAHVYGLLRMTDLNEDRKVLAQGINGSRAKIIREFNDEENAIVLGAASFWEGVDFPGDQLEYLIITRLPFRSPEDKLSQLAKVTSKNVFQSFLLPDALLTFKQGIGRVIRKSDDRGAVVVLDRRIIDRKYGKQFISQLPNGVENKINDVEKIRNDLKNFYRSK, encoded by the coding sequence ATGTTAAATAAAAGATATGCTGTTGTTGACTTAGAAACGACTGGCAATGACATGAATGGCGAAAATCGAATAATACAAATTGGGTGTACATTTATTGAGAATGGGCGAATTGTTGATGAATATAGTAGTGATGTGAATCCCGAGAGGTCCGTTCCTGCTATGATTACAAGGCTAACGGGGATTACTCAAGAAAGGGTTGATACTGCGCCTAAATTTTCTGATATTGCTGGAAAAGTTTTTGCAATGTTACAAGGAACAAATTTTGTAGCACATAATGTGAATTTTGACTTTCCTTTTTTGAATGATGAATTTATGAGGAGTGGATACCCTTCACTTGATACACCAGCAATTGATACGGTTACTCTAAGTCAGGTTATTTTTGCAAAGGCACCTGGGTATCGATTAAGAGATTTAACCCATTATCTAGGCATAGAGCATTTAAACCCGCATTCTGCAAATAGTGACTCTAGGGCAACAGCCTATGTCTTAATCCACCTGCTTAAGAAGATACAGGGGTTGCCGTTAGTTACTTTGAAAGAGTTGGCTAAACTGGGGGAAGCTCTTCCCAGGGATACTTTTGAAGTGGTTAAAGACGCATTAAATATAAACAAAGAACGAAAAAAAGATTTACCTTCAAATTTGGTCGTCGTAAATGGGATTGCATTACGCAGACCTGATGGTTATCAAACGGCACCGCTTGATAAGATCGCGGAATTTCCAATGACGAAGAAGGAAAAGCAACATTTGTTTGGAGATTACCTGGCTATTAGAAAAACACAATCATCACTGATGAACTATGTGTTTCGTAATTTAAGAAAAGAAAATATTAAAAACTTGGTGATTGAGGCGCCGACTGGAATGGGGAAAACATTAGGATATTTATTACCGTTAGCTTATCTTAGTGTGATTGAAAATAGACAAATGGTCGTTAGTGTTCCGACTACCATCCTTCAGGAACAAGTTTTACAGGAGGGAAATAGGGTATTAAATCGTATTTTACCAACTCCCATAAACTTAGAAATAGTTAAGTCTAATCACAATTATTTGGATCTTAATCTGTTAGAAAAACAATTGAAGAATGGACAACTAAGTAAGGAATCGAAATTACTTGCAATGAAAGTGATGGTCTGGTTACTTGAAACAAATACTGGTGATTTGGATGAAATCAATCAGCATGTTGGTTTTTCTAACTTTATTGAAGAAGTTCGTTATCGTGGAGGGGCAATACAAGGGGAAACTAATCCCTTTTTCGAGTTTGATTTTTATCGAAGAAATCTAGCTCGGCGACAGACTGCTAATGTCTTAATTACAAATCATAATTTTTTGATTAAAAATATTGATGAATTTGTAAAAAAGAATAATTATAATAGCCCCTTCTTGGTAGTTGATGAAGCCCAACATTTTGTGAGTGATTTAAAACAATTCAATGAAATTATTATTGATTTAACAACACTCCTAAATAAGGTTACAAAGATTAATGAAAATATAAAAGACTGGCTATTTAAAACTCAGCGCAATGGACAAGCTACCCGCCTTTCACAAAATGATCTACAGAGTACTCAGAACGTTTTGCTTAGATTAACAAATGATATTGAGGATTTTCAAGCAATCCTTTTTGCTAAATTTGTAAAAAAATTTACCCATACGCAGTTAACAGGACAACCATTTGAATTAGCGATTGATACATCTTTTCTTCTTAGAAAGAATGCAGAATGGAAACGAATATACGATGATTTAGCGAATGGTATGGTTGCAATTCAAAAGCTGATACAGCAAAGTAACGAAGATTATTTGTTGAGTGAAGATCGTGATTTGCTATTGAACATTCAAACAGACGCGGAAATCTTTGAAATTGCGTACGAAATGATGAAAAAAATTATCCAAAAGAAACCAAAAGGAGAGGTCTTTTCGGTATTGGTTGGTGCAAATCATGATCAAAGGTCAATAAGAGTAGCAAGAGAAATTGCTGAAGCAACTGCCTTTTATAACTCGAAGGTAGAAAAAACTTTTGCAAAAACGTTGCTAATCGGTGGAACATTATTTGCTGGTCATAATCGAAAGTATTTTTTGCAAAATTTTGATTTTAATTCTGATTCGACAAAGATTAGAACTTTTAATTCTGAAATTGACTACAAAAATAGACTTAAATTTGAGGTTCTCGACTCTGATTTTTCAATATCTCAAGAAAAAAGTTACCAAAACTATGAACAATTTTTAGCAGAAAGTATTTATAAATTAACTAAGGGTATTGATAAACAAACCTTAGTGTTGTTTAATTCTTTGGAAACTTTGGCACATGTTTATGGGTTATTAAGAATGACAGATCTAAATGAGGATCGTAAAGTTTTAGCACAAGGAATTAACGGTTCCCGTGCAAAAATAATTCGTGAGTTCAACGATGAAGAAAATGCAATTGTTTTAGGAGCAGCAAGTTTTTGGGAGGGGGTGGATTTTCCAGGTGACCAATTAGAATATTTAATAATTACCAGGTTACCATTCAGATCGCCTGAGGATAAACTTTCCCAATTGGCAAAGGTAACATCTAAGAATGTCTTTCAGAGCTTCTTACTTCCTGATGCATTATTAACTTTTAAGCAAGGGATTGGTAGGGTTATTCGGAAAAGTGATGATAGAGGAGCTGTCGTTGTTTTAGATCGTCGTATTATCGATCGTAAATATGGCAAACAGTTTATTAGTCAGCTTCCTAATGGTGTTGAAAACAAAATAAATGATGTTGAAAAAATTAGAAATGATTTAAAAAATTTTTATCGATCCAAATGA
- the mvk gene encoding mevalonate kinase, whose protein sequence is MDTFQSASNAKIILIGEHSVVYGEPAIAMPIKNIQTRVQVEPIAGPIWIESRYYSGTILSEQANNLSGIFRLIEACFQQLNRPLQNVKITINSDIPSERGMGSSASTAVAIVRGIFGYYNQSLNQATLTQLTNISESVIHGNPSGLDVAATSSSLPIWYQKKRELSYFHSNLNGYLVIADSGVKGKTDEAVSRVRLKVSQNAEALQRIKHLSSLTHDARTAIELNQIDDLGLIFNEAHQDLKYLGVSDPSVETLIKTANRHGALGSKLTGGGLGGCIIALSATKNTAENLRSALLNSGATEAWIERFG, encoded by the coding sequence ATGGATACTTTCCAATCGGCTAGTAATGCCAAGATTATACTCATTGGTGAACACAGCGTTGTTTATGGTGAGCCCGCCATTGCAATGCCCATAAAAAATATTCAAACACGTGTTCAAGTTGAACCAATTGCTGGTCCCATTTGGATTGAAAGTCGTTATTACTCTGGTACAATTTTATCTGAGCAAGCCAACAATTTAAGCGGCATATTCCGATTAATTGAGGCTTGTTTTCAGCAGTTAAATCGTCCTTTGCAAAATGTTAAGATAACTATTAATAGTGATATACCTTCTGAGCGGGGGATGGGATCGTCGGCGTCAACTGCAGTTGCAATAGTTCGTGGTATTTTTGGCTATTACAATCAGTCACTTAATCAGGCGACCCTTACTCAGCTCACTAATATTTCCGAGTCCGTCATTCACGGCAATCCAAGTGGACTCGATGTAGCAGCAACGAGTTCTTCTCTACCAATTTGGTATCAAAAAAAAAGGGAACTCTCTTATTTTCATTCAAATCTGAATGGTTATCTTGTAATTGCTGATAGTGGCGTCAAGGGTAAAACAGATGAAGCCGTTTCTCGGGTCCGTCTTAAGGTTTCACAAAATGCTGAGGCATTACAACGAATTAAGCATCTCAGTTCGCTCACTCATGATGCTCGAACAGCAATTGAATTAAATCAAATTGACGACCTAGGATTGATTTTTAATGAGGCCCATCAAGATTTAAAATATTTAGGAGTTAGCGACCCTTCAGTTGAAACACTTATTAAAACGGCAAACCGGCATGGTGCTCTTGGTAGCAAGCTTACCGGAGGTGGCCTTGGCGGTTGTATTATCGCGCTTTCGGCCACCAAAAACACGGCCGAAAATTTAAGGTCAGCACTACTTAACAGTGGTGCAACTGAAGCTTGGATTGAACGCTTTGGATAA
- the mvaD gene encoding diphosphomevalonate decarboxylase — protein sequence MNNTHNKTGFARAHTNIALVKYWGKSDEDLILPTNDSISLTLRDFYTDTEVTFEKNIKKNKLWINGSRVDDSKLLRVNRVIDLVKKKFKINQFASIKSVNHVPTSAGLASSASAMAALSGAAWKAATDLAPDLRELSKIARIGSGSASRSIYGGFVRWHRGIDHDTSFATPIPTKNFDDLRIITVVVNSAAKKILSTNGMKSVAQTSPFFDSWVQQANQDVTKMISALEIGDFDKLGMIAEQNAMLMHSTTLSANPAFTYFEPATLQIINIVHHLREDGIHCYFTIDAGPNVKIICQQNSVTSIKNKLQQDFKQDQIIETQVGPGITFSKIEGNHD from the coding sequence ATGAATAATACTCATAATAAAACTGGTTTTGCACGTGCTCATACTAATATTGCACTTGTTAAATACTGGGGGAAAAGTGATGAAGATCTTATACTACCAACTAATGACAGTATTTCATTAACTTTAAGGGACTTCTATACAGATACAGAGGTAACTTTTGAAAAAAATATTAAAAAAAACAAGCTCTGGATTAATGGCAGCCGAGTTGATGATTCCAAACTGCTTCGTGTTAATAGAGTGATTGATTTAGTAAAGAAAAAGTTTAAAATCAATCAATTTGCCAGCATAAAGTCAGTAAACCACGTCCCTACATCTGCAGGGCTTGCATCTTCGGCATCGGCAATGGCAGCTTTATCGGGCGCCGCTTGGAAAGCTGCGACAGACCTAGCTCCTGACCTGCGAGAACTATCAAAAATTGCTCGCATTGGGTCTGGTTCTGCGTCAAGGTCCATTTATGGCGGATTTGTACGTTGGCATCGTGGAATTGATCATGATACTTCCTTTGCCACCCCTATTCCAACTAAAAATTTTGACGATTTGAGAATTATCACAGTAGTGGTTAATTCCGCGGCAAAAAAAATTCTAAGCACTAACGGAATGAAAAGCGTTGCACAAACTTCACCATTCTTTGATTCTTGGGTTCAGCAGGCTAATCAAGACGTAACCAAAATGATTAGTGCACTTGAAATCGGTGACTTTGACAAGTTAGGAATGATTGCAGAGCAAAATGCTATGCTGATGCATTCAACAACCCTTTCCGCCAACCCTGCTTTTACTTATTTTGAACCTGCTACTTTACAAATTATCAATATAGTCCATCATCTCCGTGAAGATGGTATACATTGCTACTTTACAATCGATGCTGGACCAAATGTTAAAATTATTTGTCAACAGAATTCTGTGACAAGTATTAAAAATAAACTTCAACAAGATTTTAAACAGGACCAAATCATCGAAACTCAAGTTGGCCCTGGTATTACATTTTCAAAAATAGAGGGAAATCATGATTAA
- a CDS encoding phosphomevalonate kinase, which produces MIKEQAPGKLYIAGEYAVVEPGHSAIIVALNQFVTASIEPTTKKVGNIISEQFQNDILSWRRQGNKMIVDNRDNPYHYILSAISITEELASLLDKKLMTFNLYISSELDSKDGKKYGLGSSAAVTVATIKALAKFYQINLNKELLFKLAAIAHLDVQGNGSLGDIAASVYGGWIAYHSFNRDWLSSIRRTQDLETILKTTWPDLKIELLTPPSDLELLIGWTGSPASTSNLVDQVASTSYQESTHYTQFLRDSEICIQELITGFKNGDSVAVQHAINQNRILLKKLSAFSGVLIETPELLKLCEIASQFNGVSKSSGAGGGDCGIVLINKNEDISGLKESWSNNSITPLNLDVHDVTEIM; this is translated from the coding sequence ATGATTAAAGAACAAGCACCTGGAAAATTATACATAGCTGGTGAATATGCAGTAGTTGAACCTGGTCACAGTGCCATTATTGTTGCATTAAATCAATTTGTGACAGCCAGCATCGAACCAACCACAAAAAAAGTCGGAAATATTATTTCTGAGCAGTTTCAAAATGACATTCTATCATGGCGTCGACAAGGCAATAAAATGATTGTTGATAATCGTGACAATCCTTATCACTATATTCTTTCTGCTATTTCAATAACAGAAGAATTAGCTTCCCTTTTAGACAAAAAGTTAATGACTTTTAATTTATATATATCTAGCGAATTAGATAGCAAAGATGGAAAAAAATATGGCTTGGGTAGCTCAGCGGCAGTTACCGTTGCTACTATCAAAGCATTAGCTAAGTTCTATCAAATTAATCTAAACAAAGAGTTGCTATTTAAATTAGCTGCTATCGCCCATCTCGATGTTCAAGGAAACGGTTCTCTGGGAGATATCGCCGCAAGTGTTTATGGCGGGTGGATTGCGTATCACTCATTTAATCGTGACTGGCTCAGTAGTATTCGTAGAACCCAAGATTTAGAAACTATTTTAAAAACTACATGGCCTGATCTAAAAATTGAATTACTAACCCCCCCTTCTGACTTGGAATTATTGATCGGTTGGACTGGTTCTCCTGCTTCGACTTCAAATCTAGTCGATCAAGTTGCTTCGACTAGTTATCAAGAATCAACTCACTATACTCAGTTTTTAAGAGATAGCGAAATTTGCATTCAAGAACTAATAACCGGATTTAAAAATGGTGATTCAGTGGCCGTTCAACATGCAATTAATCAAAATCGAATTCTATTAAAAAAACTAAGCGCATTCAGTGGTGTTTTAATTGAAACACCTGAACTTTTAAAATTATGCGAAATTGCAAGTCAGTTTAATGGCGTTTCAAAATCATCTGGTGCTGGTGGAGGTGACTGTGGTATCGTTCTCATCAATAAAAATGAGGATATTTCTGGTTTAAAGGAATCGTGGAGTAATAATTCAATCACACCACTTAACTTGGACGTTCATGACGTAACAGAAATTATGTAG
- the fni gene encoding type 2 isopentenyl-diphosphate Delta-isomerase, with product MKNIQSHRKDEHVSLAEKFYQPVADAGFEQVRLIPTAIPELNESDIHLESVLAGIKISTPFFIQAMTGGSENTKRINARLAHIASQTGLAMAVGSQSVALRNSDLVSTFQIVRKVNPKGIILANVGAGVPVVYAQQAVNMIKADALQIHINVAQEIVMPEGETEFTWLKNIQNIIQKVHVPVILKSVGFGLSTADLEILQAIGVKYFDLGGSGGTNFIDIENQRNHSAQYAYLRNWGLSTVESLLEARNYKDLSYTATGGIRNPLDIVKAIALGAKNVGIAGYFLHQIINEKDDNVIISNIEDWKHQVKQIMLMLGMDHIESLTNNQIILSSELSNFKNQRHI from the coding sequence ATGAAAAATATTCAATCGCACCGTAAAGATGAACATGTTTCTCTTGCAGAAAAATTTTATCAACCTGTAGCTGATGCGGGTTTTGAACAAGTCCGTTTAATTCCGACCGCTATTCCCGAGTTAAACGAGTCTGATATACATCTAGAATCCGTTCTTGCTGGGATTAAAATTTCTACACCCTTTTTCATTCAAGCAATGACTGGTGGAAGTGAAAACACCAAACGAATCAATGCTCGTTTAGCACATATTGCTAGCCAAACAGGCCTCGCCATGGCTGTCGGTTCACAATCAGTTGCGCTACGAAATTCCGATCTGGTTTCTACTTTTCAAATCGTTCGCAAAGTAAATCCAAAGGGAATTATTTTAGCCAATGTTGGAGCTGGCGTACCCGTCGTGTATGCTCAACAGGCCGTTAATATGATTAAAGCTGATGCACTGCAAATTCACATAAATGTTGCTCAGGAAATCGTTATGCCCGAAGGTGAAACTGAATTTACTTGGCTTAAAAACATTCAAAATATAATTCAAAAAGTTCATGTTCCTGTCATTTTAAAGTCAGTCGGTTTCGGACTCTCAACTGCCGACCTTGAAATTTTACAAGCGATAGGTGTTAAGTATTTTGACTTAGGCGGTTCTGGTGGTACTAATTTTATTGACATAGAAAACCAAAGGAATCATAGCGCTCAATATGCTTACCTACGAAATTGGGGATTATCAACTGTTGAATCTTTGCTTGAGGCACGTAACTATAAGGACCTATCATATACAGCAACCGGTGGAATTAGAAATCCTCTCGATATTGTTAAGGCGATTGCCTTAGGTGCTAAAAATGTTGGAATTGCTGGGTACTTCTTGCATCAAATCATTAATGAAAAAGATGATAACGTTATTATTTCCAATATTGAAGATTGGAAACATCAAGTTAAACAAATTATGCTTATGCTTGGAATGGATCATATTGAATCGCTTACAAACAATCAAATCATTCTTTCTAGTGAATTATCGAACTTTAAAAATCAACGTCATATTTAG